The Agromyces atrinae genome window below encodes:
- a CDS encoding DUF6049 family protein produces MVAESIPARRRGRLLFTLLAAALATALAAPGTSIAAEEDEAAGTVSLVVAVSSTPIVNPGQPLSLGVTVSNDTDTSIAAGEIAVSVDSGVIESRSDLAAWIDEGAGDAGSIVGRTPSPSIPAGGTATITLTVPAEATLLTDSPAGVHRVSATLEGSDAEASGRTTLTYDDGTLGGAVDLALATPLTVPPQSRGLISADDLATWTDGFGLLSRQLDAVYGRPVAIAIDPMILASIRVLGDEAPESAVAWLERLASAPNEIFPLSYADADIAVQSQAGIPTPLAPSTFEDVLNPDRFSDPLPGGGATPEPTATPAPEDDGAEATVPTTEELVAWDYTRTDLVWPGAGTVALPDLDYFDRAGLTTAILGSANVEPVDGPTPNAASSLGGSTAVVTDAAVTAALQRAQEATNETDWAAANARLVAELGLIATEGRAPTVLGLFARSTTPTPNRVEATLAIIDGMATNRPATLSQAIGAPPETRTFIDAGESTERVAAVSRLISMGESLTEFSSALTNPVLLTAPESRSTLALLGVGWLNDTEGWNTAMSAHESSSRATLSSVQVLPSSQINVWASQTEIPVTVENTSPYDVAVVIDLNPSNPRLVVDDTVTASVGPKSRTVVKVPVEARIGNGDVILDTSLTSPTGVPIGTTVRIPANVQAEWEGIGAVVIASIVFIVFGLGVWRTIRRRRRERDAPDESATETDDAENDTPRVDTTDV; encoded by the coding sequence ATGGTGGCCGAGTCGATTCCCGCGCGCCGCCGCGGGCGACTCCTCTTCACTCTCCTCGCGGCCGCGCTCGCGACCGCTCTGGCGGCTCCCGGCACGTCGATCGCCGCCGAAGAAGACGAAGCCGCGGGAACCGTCTCTCTCGTCGTGGCCGTCTCCTCGACGCCGATCGTGAACCCCGGCCAGCCGCTCTCGCTCGGCGTCACCGTGTCGAACGACACCGACACCTCGATCGCCGCGGGTGAGATCGCCGTCTCCGTCGACAGCGGCGTCATCGAATCGCGCAGCGACCTCGCCGCCTGGATCGACGAGGGCGCCGGCGACGCGGGCTCGATCGTCGGTCGCACGCCGTCGCCGTCCATCCCCGCGGGCGGCACCGCGACGATCACCCTCACGGTCCCCGCCGAAGCGACGCTCCTCACCGATTCCCCGGCCGGCGTGCACCGCGTGAGCGCGACCCTCGAGGGCAGCGACGCCGAGGCGAGCGGCCGCACGACGCTCACCTACGACGACGGCACCCTCGGCGGCGCCGTCGACCTCGCCCTCGCAACCCCGCTGACGGTTCCGCCGCAGTCGCGCGGCCTCATCTCCGCCGATGACCTCGCCACCTGGACCGACGGCTTCGGGCTACTCTCGCGCCAGCTCGACGCGGTCTACGGCCGACCGGTCGCCATCGCGATCGACCCGATGATCCTCGCCTCGATCCGCGTGCTCGGCGATGAGGCGCCCGAGTCGGCGGTCGCCTGGCTCGAACGTCTCGCGTCGGCGCCGAACGAGATCTTCCCGCTCTCCTACGCCGACGCCGACATCGCGGTTCAGTCGCAGGCCGGCATCCCCACCCCTCTCGCTCCGTCGACGTTCGAGGACGTGCTGAATCCCGACCGCTTCTCGGATCCCCTGCCGGGCGGCGGGGCCACCCCCGAGCCCACGGCGACCCCCGCACCCGAGGATGACGGCGCCGAGGCCACCGTGCCGACGACCGAGGAGCTCGTCGCGTGGGACTACACACGCACCGATCTCGTCTGGCCCGGAGCGGGAACCGTCGCCCTCCCCGATCTCGACTACTTCGACCGCGCGGGTCTCACGACGGCGATCCTCGGCAGCGCCAACGTCGAACCCGTCGACGGCCCCACGCCGAACGCCGCATCATCGCTCGGCGGATCGACCGCGGTCGTCACCGACGCCGCCGTCACAGCGGCTCTGCAGCGCGCTCAGGAGGCGACCAACGAGACGGACTGGGCCGCCGCCAACGCCCGCCTCGTCGCCGAACTCGGCCTCATAGCCACCGAGGGTCGCGCCCCCACCGTGCTCGGTCTCTTCGCCCGATCGACGACGCCGACGCCGAACCGCGTCGAGGCCACCCTCGCGATCATCGACGGCATGGCCACCAACCGCCCCGCGACGCTCTCGCAGGCGATCGGAGCCCCGCCCGAGACGCGCACGTTCATCGACGCGGGCGAGAGCACCGAGCGCGTCGCCGCGGTCAGCCGCCTCATATCGATGGGCGAGTCGCTCACCGAGTTCTCGAGCGCGCTCACGAACCCCGTCCTGCTCACCGCACCCGAGAGCCGCTCGACGCTCGCCCTGCTCGGCGTCGGTTGGCTGAACGACACCGAGGGCTGGAACACGGCGATGAGCGCGCACGAGTCGTCGTCGCGCGCGACCCTCAGTTCGGTCCAGGTGCTTCCGAGCAGCCAGATCAACGTGTGGGCATCGCAGACCGAGATCCCCGTGACCGTCGAGAACACCTCGCCCTACGACGTCGCCGTCGTCATCGATCTGAACCCGTCGAACCCGCGTCTCGTCGTCGACGACACTGTCACGGCGTCCGTGGGCCCGAAGTCGCGCACCGTCGTGAAAGTGCCGGTCGAGGCGCGAATCGGCAACGGCGACGTGATCCTCGACACGTCGCTCACCTCGCCGACGGGCGTGCCCATCGGCACGACCGTGCGGATCCCCGCAAACGTCCAGGCCGAGTGGGAGGGCATCGGCGCCGTCGTCATCGCGAGCATCGTGTTCATCGTGTTCGGACTCGGCGTGTGGCGCACGATCCGTCGCCGTCGCCGCGAACGCGACGCCCCCGACGAGAGCGCGACCGAGACGGATGACGCGGAGAACGACACTCCTCGCGTCGACACGACCGATGTCTGA
- a CDS encoding CCA tRNA nucleotidyltransferase produces the protein MQSVAAALERLGELASSRGVARLAAAFAEAGHELALVGGPVRDAFLGRPINDLDFTTDANPDEILSVVEPIADAVWDIGRQFGTIGARLGDDVVEITTYRTDSYDGESRKPAVEFGDSLEGDLVRRDFTVNALALRLPQLALVDPSGGIDDLLAGILRTPSPATQSFGDDPLRMMRAARFASQLGFTIDTDALDALDELAPEIDRISAERVRDELSKLLLTESPRAGLEVLVSSGIAARVLPELPALRLEVDEHHHHKDVYEHSLTVLDQAIGYEKSRGTLDSPDLVMRLAALLHDIGKPATRRLEPGGVVSFHHHDVVGAKLAKKRLRALRFDNDTIAAVARLIELHLRFFGYTDGAWSDSAVRRYVRDAGDQLERLHILTRSDVTTRNRRKADRLGFAYDDLEARIAVLAEEEELAAVRPDLDGQQIMELLGVGPGPVIGEAYRFLLELRLDEGPLDPDVARERLLAWWAARD, from the coding sequence ATGCAGAGTGTCGCAGCAGCCCTCGAGCGGCTCGGCGAACTCGCCTCGTCGCGTGGAGTCGCGCGTCTTGCCGCCGCTTTCGCCGAGGCGGGCCACGAGCTCGCACTCGTCGGAGGCCCCGTGCGTGACGCCTTCCTCGGGCGACCCATCAACGATCTCGACTTCACGACCGACGCGAACCCCGACGAGATCCTGTCGGTCGTCGAGCCCATCGCCGACGCGGTGTGGGACATCGGGCGGCAGTTCGGCACGATCGGCGCGCGCCTCGGCGACGACGTCGTCGAGATCACGACCTACCGCACCGACAGCTACGACGGCGAGAGCCGGAAGCCTGCCGTCGAGTTCGGCGACAGCCTCGAGGGCGACCTCGTGCGGCGTGACTTCACCGTCAACGCCCTCGCCCTGCGGCTGCCGCAGCTCGCACTCGTGGACCCGTCGGGCGGCATCGACGACCTGCTCGCCGGCATCCTTCGCACCCCCTCTCCGGCGACGCAGTCGTTCGGCGACGACCCGCTGCGGATGATGCGTGCGGCGCGCTTCGCCTCGCAGCTCGGTTTCACGATCGACACCGACGCCCTTGACGCTCTCGACGAGCTCGCCCCCGAGATCGACCGCATCTCGGCCGAGCGGGTGCGCGACGAGCTCTCGAAGCTGCTGCTCACCGAGTCGCCGCGCGCGGGCCTCGAGGTGCTCGTCTCGTCGGGCATCGCCGCGCGGGTGCTGCCCGAACTGCCCGCGCTCCGGCTCGAGGTCGACGAGCACCACCACCACAAGGACGTCTACGAGCACTCGTTGACCGTGCTCGATCAGGCCATCGGCTACGAGAAGTCGCGCGGCACGCTCGACTCCCCCGACCTCGTCATGCGCCTCGCGGCGCTGCTCCACGACATCGGCAAGCCCGCCACGCGGCGCCTCGAACCAGGCGGGGTCGTCTCGTTCCACCACCACGACGTGGTCGGAGCCAAGCTCGCGAAGAAGCGCCTGCGCGCCCTGCGGTTCGACAACGACACGATCGCCGCCGTCGCGCGCCTCATCGAGCTGCACCTGCGGTTCTTCGGGTACACCGACGGCGCGTGGAGCGATTCGGCCGTGCGCCGCTACGTGCGCGACGCGGGCGATCAGCTCGAACGGCTGCACATCCTCACCCGCTCCGACGTCACGACGCGCAACCGCCGGAAGGCCGACCGCCTCGGCTTCGCGTACGACGACCTCGAGGCGCGCATCGCCGTGCTCGCCGAGGAGGAGGAGCTCGCCGCGGTGCGCCCCGACCTCGACGGGCAGCAGATCATGGAGCTGCTCGGCGTGGGCCCCGGCCCCGTGATCGGCGAGGCCTACCGGTTCCTGCTCGAGCTGCGTCTCGACGAGGGCCCCCTCGACCCGGATGTCGCGCGCGAGCGCCTCCTCGCGTGGTGGGCCGCTCGCGACTGA
- the rpsF gene encoding 30S ribosomal protein S6, which produces MHQYELMVILDPEIDERTVAPSLDKFLNVIRNDGGSIEKVDIWGKRRLAYEINKKTEGIYAVVDFTAESATTNELDRQLNLSEAVMRTKVLRAEEGIAQVAAAAKAAEAKAAKAAAKAAAKPAAKDA; this is translated from the coding sequence ATGCATCAGTACGAGTTGATGGTCATCCTCGATCCCGAGATCGACGAGCGCACCGTTGCTCCCAGCCTTGACAAGTTCCTCAATGTCATCCGTAACGATGGTGGATCCATCGAGAAGGTCGACATCTGGGGCAAGCGTCGTCTGGCTTACGAGATCAACAAGAAGACCGAAGGCATCTACGCTGTCGTCGACTTCACCGCCGAGTCGGCTACGACCAACGAGCTCGACCGCCAGCTGAACCTCAGCGAAGCGGTCATGCGTACCAAGGTGCTCCGCGCCGAGGAAGGCATCGCTCAGGTCGCCGCCGCTGCCAAGGCCGCTGAGGCCAAGGCTGCCAAGGCTGCCGCCAAGGCAGCTGCGAAGCCCGCCGCGAAGGACGCCTAG
- a CDS encoding single-stranded DNA-binding protein, protein MAGETIITVVGNLTADPELRYTPNGLAVANFTIASTPRTFDRQSNEWKDGEALFLRASCWREFAEHVAGSLTKGTRVIASGRLKQRSYETKEGEKRTAIELEIDEIGPSLRYATASITRAQSSGGGGNRGGGGGGYSAPQQGAVDEPWAPSTPASSPQQGGGGDVWNTPGTGYGDETPF, encoded by the coding sequence ATGGCCGGCGAGACGATCATCACCGTGGTGGGCAACCTCACCGCAGACCCCGAACTGCGTTACACGCCGAACGGACTCGCGGTTGCCAACTTCACCATCGCCTCCACTCCTCGTACGTTCGACCGTCAGTCGAACGAGTGGAAAGACGGTGAAGCGCTGTTCCTGCGCGCGAGCTGCTGGCGTGAATTCGCCGAGCACGTCGCTGGATCACTGACCAAGGGAACACGCGTCATCGCTTCCGGGCGTCTCAAGCAGCGTTCTTACGAGACGAAGGAAGGGGAGAAGCGCACGGCCATCGAGCTCGAGATCGATGAGATCGGCCCGAGCCTGCGCTACGCCACTGCCTCCATCACGCGAGCGCAGTCGTCGGGTGGCGGCGGAAACCGTGGCGGTGGTGGCGGAGGATACTCCGCACCGCAGCAGGGTGCCGTCGACGAGCCCTGGGCTCCCAGCACTCCCGCATCGTCCCCTCAGCAGGGTGGCGGCGGAGATGTCTGGAACACGCCCGGCACCGGCTACGGCGACGAGACCCCCTTCTAA
- the rpsR gene encoding 30S ribosomal protein S18, whose protein sequence is MAGKSSGDRRKPARGAKGGKNAAPAKSVKVGVIDYKDVATLRKFISERGKIRARRITGVSVQEQRLIARAVKNAREMALLPYAGSGR, encoded by the coding sequence ATGGCTGGAAAGAGCAGCGGCGACCGCCGCAAGCCGGCCCGCGGAGCCAAGGGCGGCAAGAACGCCGCTCCCGCGAAGTCGGTCAAGGTCGGCGTCATCGACTACAAGGATGTCGCGACCCTCCGCAAGTTCATCTCGGAGCGTGGAAAGATCCGCGCCCGCCGAATCACTGGTGTCTCCGTCCAGGAGCAGCGCCTCATCGCACGTGCCGTGAAGAACGCACGTGAGATGGCTCTGCTTCCGTACGCTGGCTCGGGCCGCTAA
- the rplI gene encoding 50S ribosomal protein L9 produces the protein MAKVILTHEVTGLGAAGDVVEVKSGYARNYLVPQGFAVSWSRGGQKQVEQIKAARVARELHSLEDAQALKKALESTKVKLSVKAGSEGRLFGSVKTADVAAAVSAAGLGEVDKRKIEFTSPIKSTGEHEATVRLHDELSATITLQVVAAK, from the coding sequence ATGGCAAAGGTAATCCTGACGCACGAGGTCACTGGCCTCGGCGCTGCCGGCGACGTGGTCGAGGTCAAGAGCGGCTACGCACGCAACTACCTGGTTCCCCAGGGCTTCGCCGTGTCGTGGAGCCGTGGCGGCCAGAAGCAGGTCGAGCAGATCAAGGCGGCTCGTGTCGCTCGCGAGCTGCACTCGCTCGAGGACGCACAGGCACTCAAGAAGGCTCTCGAGTCGACGAAGGTCAAGCTGTCCGTCAAGGCCGGCTCCGAAGGACGTCTCTTCGGCTCGGTCAAGACCGCTGACGTGGCTGCTGCCGTTTCGGCTGCCGGTCTCGGCGAGGTCGACAAGCGCAAGATCGAGTTCACGAGCCCGATCAAGTCGACGGGCGAGCACGAGGCTACGGTTCGTCTTCACGACGAGCTCTCGGCCACGATCACCCTTCAGGTGGTCGCCGCCAAGTAG
- the dnaB gene encoding replicative DNA helicase gives MSIAHLGIAEPYEGGESRRPDRSPPHDLLAEQSALGGMMLSKDAVADVIETLRGPDFYVPKHEVIFNAILSLYSQGEPTDVIAVSDELVKTGDLSRAGGAEYLHTLTSLVPTAANAGFYATIVAERALLRRLVEAGTRIVQMGYAGEGETTEIVNNAQAEIYSVTGSSEAEDYVPLTEAVTVAIDEIEAAKHTDGKFTGVPTGFADLDDLTNGFHPGQMIIVAARPAMGKSTLALDFARSAAITHNMPTIFFSLEMGRSEIAMRLLSAEASVPLQNMRKGTVDARDWTTIASTRGRINDAPLYIDDSPNMTLVEIRAKCRRLKQRVGLKMVVIDYLQLMTSGKRVESRQQEVSEFSRALKLLAKELQVPVLALSQLNRGAEQRSDKMPALSDLRESGSIEQDADMVVLLHREAAYERDSPRAGEADLIVAKHRNGPTRTVTVAFHGHFSRFADMVQV, from the coding sequence GTGTCGATCGCCCACCTCGGAATCGCCGAACCCTATGAGGGCGGCGAGTCGCGGCGACCCGATCGCTCTCCCCCGCACGACCTCCTCGCCGAGCAGAGCGCGCTCGGCGGCATGATGCTGTCGAAGGATGCCGTCGCCGACGTCATCGAGACGCTCCGAGGCCCCGACTTCTACGTGCCGAAGCACGAGGTCATCTTCAACGCGATCCTGTCGCTCTACTCGCAGGGTGAGCCCACCGATGTCATCGCCGTGAGTGACGAGCTCGTGAAGACGGGCGACCTGTCACGCGCCGGCGGCGCCGAGTACCTGCACACACTCACGAGCCTCGTGCCGACCGCGGCGAACGCGGGCTTCTACGCCACGATCGTCGCCGAGCGTGCACTGCTGCGTCGTCTCGTCGAGGCCGGCACGCGCATCGTGCAGATGGGCTACGCCGGCGAGGGCGAGACGACCGAGATCGTCAACAACGCCCAGGCCGAGATCTACTCGGTCACCGGTTCGAGCGAGGCCGAAGACTACGTGCCGCTCACCGAGGCCGTCACCGTCGCGATCGACGAGATCGAGGCCGCGAAGCACACCGACGGCAAGTTCACCGGCGTTCCGACGGGCTTCGCCGACCTCGACGACCTCACCAACGGCTTCCACCCGGGTCAGATGATCATCGTCGCGGCGCGCCCCGCCATGGGTAAGTCGACGCTCGCGCTCGACTTCGCCCGCTCGGCGGCGATCACGCACAACATGCCGACGATCTTCTTCTCGCTCGAGATGGGACGATCCGAGATCGCCATGCGTCTGCTCTCGGCCGAGGCATCGGTCCCCCTCCAGAACATGCGTAAGGGAACGGTCGACGCCCGCGACTGGACGACGATCGCGTCGACCCGCGGCCGCATCAACGACGCTCCGCTCTACATCGACGACAGCCCCAACATGACCCTCGTCGAGATCCGCGCCAAGTGTCGCCGCCTCAAGCAGCGTGTGGGTCTCAAGATGGTCGTCATCGACTACCTGCAGCTCATGACGAGCGGTAAGCGCGTCGAGAGCCGCCAGCAGGAGGTCTCGGAGTTCTCGCGTGCCTTGAAGCTCCTCGCCAAGGAGCTCCAGGTACCCGTACTCGCGCTCTCGCAGCTCAACCGTGGTGCCGAGCAGCGTTCCGACAAGATGCCGGCGCTCTCCGACCTCCGTGAGTCGGGCTCGATCGAGCAGGACGCCGACATGGTCGTTCTCCTGCACCGTGAGGCCGCCTACGAGCGCGACAGCCCCCGCGCGGGCGAGGCCGACCTCATCGTGGCCAAGCACCGTAACGGCCCCACCCGTACCGTCACCGTGGCCTTCCACGGCCACTTCTCGCGCTTCGCCGACATGGTGCAGGTGTAG
- a CDS encoding trimeric intracellular cation channel family protein, with product MSVTVFQVDLWIELLAAGLGGLQGALFAAGQHHRRIDVLGVVVIGLTVALGGGLLRDIVLDQPPVVIWMNWYLPVAAAGAILGMAIRPILRRADGVITVLDAVVMGLFGAIGASKALSLGVGEAGALVVGVIGAIGGGMLRDVILNLPISFLHVGTLYAVAAGAGTGTLIVLAGFGVPIPIAGLVGVAVTTVVRLAAVLFDWRFPEQRSVIHRRAKPLIP from the coding sequence ATGTCCGTCACCGTGTTCCAGGTCGACCTGTGGATCGAGCTCCTCGCTGCCGGGCTCGGCGGCCTTCAAGGAGCTCTGTTCGCGGCAGGCCAGCACCACCGGCGCATCGATGTACTCGGCGTCGTCGTCATCGGCCTCACCGTCGCGCTCGGAGGCGGACTCCTCCGCGATATCGTGCTCGATCAGCCGCCCGTGGTCATCTGGATGAACTGGTACCTGCCTGTCGCGGCGGCAGGCGCGATCCTCGGCATGGCGATCCGGCCGATCCTTCGCCGCGCCGACGGGGTGATCACGGTGCTCGATGCCGTCGTCATGGGACTCTTCGGCGCGATCGGGGCGTCGAAGGCGCTGTCCCTCGGCGTCGGCGAAGCCGGGGCGCTCGTCGTCGGAGTCATCGGCGCGATCGGTGGTGGAATGCTGCGGGACGTCATCCTGAACCTGCCGATCTCCTTCCTCCACGTCGGCACCCTCTACGCCGTCGCGGCCGGCGCCGGCACGGGCACGCTCATCGTGCTCGCCGGGTTCGGTGTTCCGATCCCGATCGCGGGACTGGTCGGCGTCGCGGTGACCACCGTGGTGAGACTCGCAGCCGTGCTCTTCGACTGGAGGTTCCCCGAGCAGCGATCGGTGATCCATCGGCGCGCGAAGCCGCTGATCCCGTGA
- a CDS encoding alpha/beta fold hydrolase: MNTTGRGITNVVLAHGAFADGSGWRGVYDNLTARGYRVSVVQNPLTSLVDDVAATTRVLDLQDGPTILVGHSWGGTVITEAGTHPNVAGLVYVSALVPDSGESSAQQYEGFAATPNFVLDIGDDGYGFINREKFAIGFAADASDADAAFLRDSQVPINMSVFSTPVTDAAWREKPSWAVIATEDQAFDQAMLLHMAKRAGAEITTVSASHALFMTQPGVVSDVIVTAAQSATRTAA; this comes from the coding sequence ATGAACACCACAGGCCGAGGAATCACCAACGTCGTGCTCGCGCACGGCGCGTTCGCCGACGGATCGGGTTGGCGCGGCGTGTACGACAACCTCACCGCCCGGGGCTACCGGGTCAGCGTCGTGCAGAACCCGCTCACCTCCCTGGTCGACGACGTCGCGGCGACCACACGAGTCCTCGACCTCCAGGACGGACCGACGATCCTCGTCGGCCACTCGTGGGGCGGAACAGTCATCACCGAGGCGGGTACCCACCCGAACGTCGCAGGACTCGTCTACGTGTCGGCCCTCGTGCCCGACTCCGGCGAGAGCAGCGCCCAGCAATACGAGGGATTCGCCGCGACACCCAACTTCGTGCTCGACATCGGCGACGACGGCTACGGCTTCATCAATCGGGAGAAGTTCGCGATCGGATTCGCTGCAGACGCGAGCGACGCCGACGCCGCCTTCCTCCGCGACTCTCAGGTGCCGATCAACATGTCGGTCTTCTCGACGCCCGTGACGGACGCGGCCTGGCGCGAGAAGCCCAGCTGGGCGGTCATCGCCACCGAGGACCAGGCGTTCGACCAGGCCATGCTCCTGCATATGGCGAAGCGGGCCGGCGCGGAGATCACCACCGTCTCTGCGAGTCACGCCCTGTTCATGACGCAGCCGGGCGTCGTCTCGGACGTCATCGTCACCGCCGCTCAGAGCGCGACCCGCACTGCCGCCTGA
- a CDS encoding GntR family transcriptional regulator, which produces MPIPSGTAAVDRSLLRDDVYRRLRDAIVDGTFMPGEQLKDGELAEWLGVSRTPVREALLRLATSGLVVALPGRSTTVSIIDERAVRDARDVIAAMHELVARQITGRLSDDDIERMTDANRRFAAAVAADDVGAALDADEELHRIPVAALGNQALEAVLDQFEPLVRRTERLRFSGDAHASIELHDELIALLASGDAQKAASVAFHIWHSLPADDVADD; this is translated from the coding sequence ATGCCCATTCCGTCCGGCACTGCCGCAGTTGACCGCTCACTCCTCCGAGACGACGTCTATCGACGTCTTCGAGATGCCATTGTCGACGGCACCTTCATGCCCGGAGAGCAGCTCAAGGACGGCGAGCTGGCCGAGTGGCTGGGGGTGAGTCGTACTCCGGTGCGGGAAGCCCTCCTGCGACTCGCGACGAGCGGACTCGTGGTGGCCTTGCCGGGACGCTCGACGACCGTGAGCATCATCGACGAGCGAGCGGTGCGGGATGCACGGGACGTCATCGCGGCGATGCACGAGCTGGTCGCACGCCAGATCACGGGTCGACTGAGCGACGATGACATCGAGCGGATGACGGACGCGAACCGTCGCTTCGCTGCGGCGGTCGCTGCCGACGATGTCGGCGCGGCACTCGACGCCGACGAGGAACTCCACCGGATTCCCGTCGCCGCCCTGGGCAATCAGGCGCTCGAGGCCGTACTCGACCAGTTCGAGCCTCTCGTGCGTCGCACGGAACGGCTGCGCTTCAGCGGCGACGCCCACGCCTCGATCGAGTTGCACGACGAACTGATCGCGCTCCTGGCGTCCGGCGACGCGCAGAAGGCGGCGTCGGTCGCGTTCCACATCTGGCACAGCCTGCCTGCGGACGACGTCGCGGACGACTGA
- a CDS encoding DUF7882 family protein, giving the protein MARTKGTTLGRLLYGGGDRYLPLDDRLLAHLQVVFGSKLRRQESFMLSVVDRSKGVPQRRALWFEAAIPLEFEFETDEHHTLNKEWLEELALAAASSHGVVIEHVPEPSSSTPNAAQPRTARAVRNARQSAAAADALPEEVVEAS; this is encoded by the coding sequence GTGGCGCGCACGAAGGGCACCACGTTGGGACGACTCCTCTACGGCGGGGGCGATCGCTATCTCCCCCTGGATGACCGCCTGCTTGCCCACCTGCAGGTCGTGTTCGGCAGCAAGCTGCGACGGCAGGAGTCGTTCATGCTCTCGGTCGTCGACCGCTCGAAGGGCGTGCCGCAGCGCCGCGCCCTGTGGTTCGAGGCGGCGATTCCCCTCGAGTTCGAGTTCGAGACCGACGAGCACCACACCCTCAACAAGGAGTGGCTCGAAGAGCTGGCTCTCGCGGCCGCGTCATCCCATGGCGTCGTCATCGAGCACGTGCCGGAGCCCTCGTCATCCACCCCCAACGCGGCCCAGCCCCGCACCGCCCGCGCGGTGCGGAATGCTCGCCAGTCCGCGGCGGCGGCCGACGCCCTCCCCGAGGAAGTCGTCGAGGCTTCCTAG
- a CDS encoding DUF7882 family protein has translation MRATDTLDHEGRQLYRPRRHDRGVIIGTLVYGLQGSEFDFDDRVLAHLQVVFTAKMRRRESFMFVWRDDPSVGDGRSAAWIDSAIPLYFRYSGGKQPVLNMEWLEEMSIAAGSTQGLVLGEEPGHEGEGVVRAHDNSMKRRDHPAN, from the coding sequence ATGCGCGCGACCGATACGCTCGACCACGAGGGCCGACAGCTCTATCGGCCTCGACGGCACGACCGAGGAGTCATCATCGGAACACTCGTTTACGGCCTCCAGGGCAGTGAGTTCGACTTCGACGACCGCGTTCTCGCGCATCTGCAGGTGGTGTTCACCGCCAAGATGCGGCGTCGCGAGTCGTTCATGTTCGTCTGGCGCGACGACCCGTCGGTCGGCGACGGTCGCAGCGCGGCGTGGATCGACTCGGCCATCCCCCTGTACTTCCGCTACAGCGGCGGCAAGCAGCCCGTGCTCAACATGGAATGGCTCGAAGAGATGTCGATCGCGGCCGGCAGCACGCAGGGCCTCGTCCTCGGCGAGGAGCCGGGCCACGAGGGCGAAGGGGTCGTGCGCGCGCACGACAACAGCATGAAGAGGCGCGACCACCCCGCCAATTGA
- a CDS encoding DUF7218 family protein, whose product MPRGKNSHLKDPELYEKLRADGASKEKAARISNAAGRDGRSELGRRGGEAEDYDERTVPELRARAKELGLTGYSDKRKSELIAMLREH is encoded by the coding sequence ATGCCTCGAGGGAAGAACTCGCACCTGAAGGATCCGGAGCTGTACGAGAAGCTCCGTGCCGATGGTGCGTCGAAGGAGAAGGCCGCGCGCATCTCGAACGCGGCAGGTCGAGACGGCCGGTCCGAACTGGGGCGGCGCGGCGGCGAGGCCGAAGACTACGACGAGCGCACGGTGCCCGAGCTCCGCGCCCGCGCGAAGGAGCTCGGTCTGACGGGCTATTCCGACAAGCGGAAGAGTGAGCTCATCGCGATGCTCCGAGAGCACTGA